In one Prosthecochloris aestuarii DSM 271 genomic region, the following are encoded:
- the cysK gene encoding cysteine synthase A, with the protein MNVYESITETVGRTPLVRIRRMADHSYADVYAKLESFNPLSSVKDRVGVAMIEDAERNGLIGPETTIIEPTSGNTGIALAFSCASRGYRLILTMPDTMSVERRRLLKILGAELVLTEGAAGMKGAIAEAERLVDSIPHSLMLQQFNNPANPETHRRTTAREIWDDTDGQVDIFIAGVGTGGTITGVGSVLRELKPGVHIVAVEPDDSPVISGGEPGPHKIQGIGAGFVPGNLDPSVIDEIITVSNQDAAETARKLARKEGILCGISSGAAMWAAMSVAARPAMEGKNIVVLLPDTGERYLSTWLFADE; encoded by the coding sequence ATGAATGTCTACGAGAGCATAACAGAGACGGTCGGTCGCACACCTCTTGTGCGCATTCGTCGTATGGCGGATCATTCGTATGCTGATGTCTATGCCAAGCTGGAATCCTTCAATCCGCTTTCAAGCGTCAAAGACCGCGTCGGTGTCGCCATGATCGAGGATGCGGAACGAAACGGCCTGATAGGCCCGGAGACGACCATTATTGAGCCGACCAGCGGCAATACGGGAATAGCGCTTGCGTTTAGCTGTGCATCGAGGGGATACCGGCTTATTCTCACCATGCCGGATACCATGAGCGTCGAACGTCGCAGGCTTCTGAAAATTCTGGGAGCCGAACTTGTTCTGACGGAAGGTGCAGCAGGAATGAAAGGCGCCATAGCGGAAGCTGAGCGGCTTGTCGATTCGATTCCTCACAGCCTGATGCTGCAGCAGTTCAATAACCCTGCCAACCCGGAGACGCACCGCAGGACAACAGCGAGAGAAATATGGGACGATACCGACGGTCAGGTTGATATATTTATTGCCGGAGTTGGAACGGGCGGTACTATTACCGGTGTCGGCAGCGTACTCAGGGAGCTGAAACCAGGGGTTCATATTGTGGCTGTCGAGCCAGACGATTCGCCGGTTATTTCCGGAGGCGAACCCGGGCCGCATAAAATTCAGGGGATCGGAGCCGGTTTTGTTCCTGGAAATCTTGACCCTTCGGTTATAGACGAGATCATAACCGTCTCAAATCAGGATGCCGCCGAGACAGCAAGAAAGCTTGCCCGCAAAGAGGGTATCCTTTGCGGGATCTCTTCGGGAGCCGCCATGTGGGCGGCAATGAGCGTTGCTGCCCGACCTGCTATGGAGGGTAAAAATATTGTTGTACTTTTGCCTGATACAGGGGAGCGCTATCTTTCAACCTGGTTGTTTGCCGATGAGTAA